A portion of the Sabethes cyaneus chromosome 3, idSabCyanKW18_F2, whole genome shotgun sequence genome contains these proteins:
- the LOC128739703 gene encoding LOW QUALITY PROTEIN: uncharacterized protein LOC128739703 (The sequence of the model RefSeq protein was modified relative to this genomic sequence to represent the inferred CDS: substituted 1 base at 1 genomic stop codon), with translation MEAPKVKLCENPRQDAGLLSVLTFWWTADMFRKGSSRTLGLADLYKPLEEDHADRLGDRLQLEWEKQLQQNKKDPKHKPSLVRAIFRTFRVEWIWLCVLTFFGEIVLRIGQPILLGRLLLYFRRQADISYEHAIYYALGMVLTKAGSIVVENQYAICTCLTGVRTRIAVCSLIYRKSLCLSRNALGDTSPGKVVNLLSNDVNRFDIVAFVICFMWSAPLLTVVVLILLWYEVGWAGPLGILTIFSIALIQSFFSKLTSRYRLRTAMRADDRIRLMDEIAAGIHVIKMYAWEKPFAALISLARKAEIKFVLRSGLIRGLFMTFQLFTTRAALFATMIALYLMQEEITAAKVFVVASYLNIVAHTMSGMFVRGVAEISEGLVATKRLQRFLEYEEIQQGTPVEFRKTKEEQNGNVIVESPEVAISMRSVTARWDQSLSHDGHHPATLDGLDIDFPRGKLIGIVGAIGSGKSSILQAILKELPLESGKIICNETLSYVSQEPWLFAGSIKHNILFGEELDRKRYKSVVRVCALEADLEQFPNDDDTLVGERGISLSGGQKARVCLARAVYRKSGVYLLDDPLSAVDAHVARHLFDLCIGKKGLLGRQGSTRILVTHQVHFLIESDWIIVMNEGKVEAQGTPHDLMKRGIDIFNRNDNGNSEDYPEDAHFGRQISQMSIASTASSGSDVNKQFDANQNESMIEQSFEKSSEDTTNSSLFIHYAAGAGSWVVLVGLVVLFLITQLIVSFADYWVSFWVSQEELRVFNAEQNGTIATAEPQKIPLSSEICIYVQCSVVIGIFIIGLARTIGFYCSCARASQTIHDWSFKGFISATKRFYDTNPSGRILNRFSKDLGAMDEMLPKAILDATQAVLAIVGATLVILVVQPFFSIPVLALLVVLLYARKIYLKTSQNTRRLEGITRSPVFSHISTTLNGLPTIRSFCVQKFLTREFDLHQNINTGAYFMFHCGRIAFGMVLDLIFFAFLVIVTFTFLLLDTDALGDKVGLVVTQITSLAGMLQFGVRQSAQMFNHLIAVERLLEYKNLPAEKQPAEDPKQITAKKWPSMGRICFSNVCYKYYEDAPLVLNDLTFEIKPNEKIGIVGRTGAGKSSIVGALFRTAIVEGNITIDDINTSEITLETLRSNISIIPQDPILFSGTLRKNLDPFDRYADLELWKALELVELKDLANGPLGLQVYVACAGSNFSVGQRQLLCLARAILRNNRILVLDEATANVDPETDRLIQLTIRERFVDCTVLTIAHRLNTIMDYNRVLVMSEGRAVEFGTPYDLLQIPSGVFRDIVLATGPVESENLINMATKHVRRCEIMEAPKVKLCENPRQDAGFFSALTFWWTADMFRKGSSKTLGLSDLYKPLKEDHADRLGDQLQIQWEKQLEQCRKDPERRASLVKAIFHAFRLDWIRLCVLTFFGEIILRIAQPILLGRLLLYFRRQADISYEHAIYYAVGMLLTKAGSIIVENQYLMRTGLTGIRTRIAVCSLIYRKSLRLSRNALGDTSPGKAVNLMSNDVSRFDFVAYLVCFMWSAPLLTIVVLVLLWYEVGWAGPLGVLIILAIALIQSFFGKLTSRYRLRTAARADDRIRLMDEIVAGIHVIKMYAWEKPFAALISLARKAEIKYVLKSGLIRGLFMTFQLFTTRAALFATMIALFLMQEDITAAKVFVVASYLNIVAYTMSGMFVRGVAEISEGLVATRRLQRFLEYEEVQQELTEELHTTVNVKRLXVWFPRIIFPYFQMKEQPLSKMVISMRSVTARWETPLSHDEHHPTTALAFAEHHPATLDSLDIDFPRGKLIGIVGAIGSGKSSILQAILKELPLESGEIICNETLSYVSQEPWLFAGSIKQNILFGEEFDRKRYKSVVQVCALEADLEQFPNGDKTLVGERGISLSGGQKARVCLARTVYRRSGVYLLDDPLSAVDAHVARHLFDLCIGAKGFLGRQGSTRILVTHQVHFLIESDWIIVMNEGKVEAQGTPQDLMNKGIEMLNLIERDAMEDSIEDTLLDRRVSQTSIASSSSDSSDGNKKVDNDLSKSNNEQLFEKSSEDTVNGSLFMHYASGVGSWVILVGLLVLFLATQLIVSFADYWVSFWVSQEELREFTTERNGTKVAAEPRRTPLSSEICIYVQSSAVIGIFIIGLARAIGFYCSCARASQTIHDWSFNGFISATKRFYDTNPSGRILNRFSKELGSMDELLPKGILDASQAILAIAGAMLVILVVQPFFLIPILGLLVVLLYTRRIYLETSQNTRRLEGITRSPVFSHISTTLNGLPTIRSFRVQKFLIEEFDLHQNINTGAYFMFHCSAVAFGMVLDLIFFVFLVIVTFTFLLLDTNALGDKVGLVITQIMSLAGMLQFGVRQSAQVFNYLIAVERLLEYKNLPAEKQPPEDPKQIKTKQWPSMGSICFSNVGYKYYEDAPLVLHDLTFEIKPNEKIGIVGRTGAGKSSIVGALFRTAIVEGNITIDDVDTSEITLETLRSNISIIPQDPILFSGTLRRNLDPFDRYSDLELWKALELVELKDLANGPLGLQAYVACSGSNFSVGERQLLCLARAILRNNRILVLDEATANVDPETDRLIQVTIRERFADCTVLTIAHRLNTIMDYNRVLVMSDGRAVEFGTPNDLLQSPGGIFRDIVLATGPAESENLINMAKKHGNQS, from the exons ATGGAAGCTCCCAAGGTGAAGTTATGTGAAAATCCGCGCCAGGATGCTGGCCTCCTGTCGGTACTGACCTTCTGGTGGACCGCCGATATGTTCAGAAAAGGATCGTCGAGAACTCTCGGTTTGGCTGACCTTTACAAGCCATTGGAGGAAGACCATGCCGATAGACTGGGAGATCGATTACAACT TGAATGGGAAAAACAACTGCAACAAAACAAGAAGGATCCCAAACATAAACCATCACTCGTGAGAGCAATATTTCGTACATTCCGGGTGGAGTGGATCTGGTTATGCGTTCTGACATTTTTTGGTGAAATAGTATTACGTATCGGACAACCCATCCTACTGGGAAGATTACTATTATACTTTAG ACGACAAGCCGATATCAGCTACGAACATGCAATCTACTATGCACTGGGAATGGTTCTTACGAAGGCCGGCAGCATAGTCGTAGAAAATCAATATGCGATCTGTACTTGTTTGACAGGAGTAAGGACCCGAATAGCGGTTTGTAGTTTGATCTATCGGAAATCTTTGTGTCTCTCGAGGAACGCACTGGGTGACACATCCCCCGGCAAAGTCGTCAACTTGCTGTCCAACGATGTCAACCGGTTCGATATCGTGGCCTTTGTGATCTGTTTCATGTGGTCGGCTCCGCTGTTGACCGTTGTGGTGTTGATTCTCCTATGGTATGAGGTCGGCTGGGCCGGACCTCTCGGAATTTTGACCATTTTTTCGATTGCTCTAATCCAAT CATTCTTCAGCAAGCTAACGTCACGGTATCGGTTGAGGACAGCGATGCGAGCAGACGATCGCATTCGGTTGATGGATGAAATCGCAGCAGGAATTCATGTGATCAAAATGTATGCCTGGGAGAAGCCATTTGCAGCACTGATTTCACTGGCACGGAAAGCGGAAATTAAGTTTGTTCTAAGAAGCGGCTTGATTCGAGGGCTGTTTATGACGTTCCAGCTGTTCACCACCAGAGCAGCATTGTTTGCGACCATGATCGCTCTGTATCTGATGCAGGAGGAGATAACGGCAGCCAAAGTTTTTGTGGTTGCGAGCTATCTGAACATTGTCGCTCATACAATGTCCGGAATGTTCGTACGAGGTGTTGCCGAAATATCGGAGGGATTGGTAGCAACTAAGAGGTTGCAACGATTCTTAGAGTATGAAGAAATACAACAGGGAACACCGGTAGAGTTTCGCAAAACA AAGGAGGAACAAAATGGTAATGTTATTGTTGAATCTCCGGAAGTGGCGATATCTATGCGTTCCGTAACCGCTCGTTGGGACCAGTCCCTGTCGCACGATGGACATCATCCTGCGACACTAGATGGTTTGGACATTGACTTCCCCAGAGGAAAATTAATTGGAATTGTAGGAGCAATTGGTTCTGGTAAATCTTCCATCCTACAAGCCATTCTGAAAGAGCTACCACTCGAGAGTGGGAAAATTATATGCAATGAAACGTTGTCCTACGTCAGCCAAGAACCTTGGCTGTTCGCTGGCAGTATTAAACATAATATCCTGTTCGGTGAAGAACTTGATAGAAAACGATACAAATCTGTAGTGCGGGTGTGCGCTTTGGAGGCAGATTTGGAGCAATTTCCGAACGATGATGATACGTTGGTTGGAGAGCGAGGCATTTCCCTTTCGGGCGGACAAAAGGCGAGAGTTTG TTTGGCACGTGCAGTTTATAGAAAATCTGGCGTATATTTGTTGGATGATCCGTTAAGCGCCGTAGATGCGCACGTGGCACGTCATCTGTTCGATTTGTGTATCGGCAAAAAAGGCTTACTGGGCCGGCAAGGTTCCACTAGAATTCTTGTGACACATCAGGTACACTTTCTGATTGAATCTGATTGGATAATTGTTATGAACGAG GGAAAAGTGGAAGCCCAAGGAACTCCACATGATCTTATGAAAAGAGGAATAGACATATTTAACCGTAACGATAATGGTAATTCGGAAGATTACCCGGAAGATGCTCACTTTGGTCGGCAAATTTCTCAAATGTCAATAGCTTCAACTGCATCCTCTGGCAGTGATGTGAATAAACAATTCGATGCTAACCAAAACGAGAGCATGATTGAGCAATCGTTCGAAAAATCTTCGGAGGATACAACTAATAGTTCTTTATTCATACACTACGCTGCTGGAGCGGGAAGTTGGGTGGTTTTGGTGGGTCTAGTAGTACTGTTTCTTATTACTCAATTGATTGTGAGTTTCGCCGATTATTGGGTGTCCTTCTGGGTGTCCCAGGAGGAGCTGCGTGTATTTAACGCCGAGCAGAATGGAACCATTGCAACCGCAGAACCACAGAAAATTCCACTCAGTTCTGAGATTTGTATCTACGTACAGTGTTCAGTAGTGATTGGAATTTTCATCATTGGACTGGCGAG AACAATCGGATTTTACTGTTCCTGTGCTCGAGCCTCCCAAACGATTCACGATTGGTCATTCAAGGGATTCATCTCAGCGACCAAGCGCTTCTACGATACCAATCCCTCCGGGAGGATTCTGAATCGCTTCTCAAAGGACCTAGGAGCTATGGACGAAATGCTTCCGAAAGCGATTCTTGATGCAACACAAGCTGTCCTGGCGATCGTTGGAGCCACGCTAGTAATTCTGGTTGTGCAGCCCTTCTTCTCGATACCGGTTCTGGCGTTGTTAGTTGTGCTCTTATACGCCAGAAAGATTTACTTAAAAACTTCTCAGAACACACGTAGACTAGAAGGAATAA CACGATCTCCGGTTTTTTCTCATATTTCGACAACTTTGAATGGTCTACCAACAATCCGATCATTTTGTGTGCAGAAATTCCTCACCAGAGAGTTCGATCTGCACCAAAACATCAACACCGGGGCATATTTCATGTTCCATTGTGGTCGAATAGCTTTCGGCATGGTGCTGGACTTGATTTTCTTCGCATTTCTGGTCATCGTAACGTTTACTTTTCTGTTGTTGGATACGGATGCACTCGGGGACAAGGTCGGTCTGGTGGTAACCCAGATTACGTCCCTAGCGGGAATGCTACAGTTCGGAGTGCGGCAAAGTGCTCAAATGTTCAACCATCTGATCGCGGTTGAGCGATTGCTGGAGTACAAAAATTTACCAGCTGAAAAGCAACCCGCAGAGGACCCCAAGCAAATTACGGCGAAAAAATGGCCATCGATGGGAAGAATTTGCTTTTCGAATGTTTGCTACAAATATTATGAAGATGCTCCGTTGGTGCTTAATGACTTAACGTTCGAAATTAAACCGAATGAAAAAATTGGCATTGTGGGTCGAACAGGAGCTGGAAAGTCATCGATTGTTGGAGCACTGTTTCGAACGGCAATCGTCGAAGGTAATATAACCATCGATGATATAAATACGTCGGAAATTACTTTGGAAACGCTTAGATCGAACATTTCGATCATTCCACAAGATCCAATACTGTTCAGTGGAACGTTACGAAAAAATCTTGATCCATTCGATCGCTATGCTGATCTGGAACTATGGAAGGCCTTGGAGTTGGTGGAGTTGAAAGACTTAGCAAATGGACCACTGGGACTTCAAGTGTATGTTGCCTGTGCCGGATCAAACTTTAGCGTTGGTCAACGTCAGCTTTTATGTTTGGCCAGAGCAATTCTTCGAAATAACCGAATTCTTGTTCTTGATGAAGCAACAGCAAACGTAGACCCCGA AACCGACCGCCTGATACAGTTGACAATCCGGGAACGATTTGTTGATTGTACTGTACTAACAATTGCTCACCGACTAAACACCATTATGGATTACAATCGAGTTCTCGTTATGAGCGAGGGAAGAGCGGTAGAGTTTGGAACACCTTACGATTTGCTACAAATACCCAGCGGAGTGTTCCGAGATATCGTCTTGGCAACCGGACCGGTTGAGTCGGAGAATCTCATCAATATGGCCACGAAACATG TAAGGAGGTGTGAAATTATGGAAGCACCCAAAGTAAAGTTATGTGAAAATCCTCGCCAGGATGCTGGTTTCTTCTCGGCACTGACCTTCTGGTGGACCGCCGACATGTTCCGGAAGGGCTCATCGAAAACGCTGGGTTTGTCGGACCTATACAAACCACTGAAGGAGGACCATGCCGACAGGCTGGGCGACCAGTTGCAAAT CCAATGGGAAAAACAACTGGAACAATGCCGCAAGGATCCCGAACGTAGAGCGTCTCTTGTGAAGGCAATATTTCACGCCTTTCGGCTGGACTGGATCAGGCTATGTGTACTGACTTTTTTCGGAGAAATTATATTGCGTATTGCACAACCCATATTGCTGGGAAGATTACTATTATATTTTAG ACGACAAGCAGATATCAGTTACGAGCATGCAATCTACTATGCAGTTGGAATGCTCCTAACGAAGGCCGGCAGCATTATTGTGGAGAATCAATATCTGATGCGCACTGGTTTGACGGGAATAAGAACCCGAATAGCTGTTTGCAGTTTGATTTATCGAAAATCTTTGCGACTTTCGAGGAATGCGCTGGGTGACACATCGCCGGGCAAGGCCGTCAACCTGATGTCCAACGATGTCAGCCGGTTCGATTTTGTGGCCTATCTGGTTTGTTTCATGTGGTCTGCCCCGTTGTTGACGATCGTGGTGTTGGTTCTTCTGTGGTATGAAGTCGGCTGGGCCGGACCTCTCGGAGTGTTGATCATTTTGGCGATAGCTCTGATTCAAT CCTTTTTCGGGAAGCTAACCTCACGGTATCGCTTACGGACTGCAGCGCGTGCCGACGATCGCATTCGGCTGATGGATGAAATCGTGGCCGGAATTCATGTGATCAAAATGTATGCCTGGGAGAAACCCTTTGCTGCACTGATTTCACTGGCACGGAAAGCGGAAATTAAGTATGTTCTAAAAAGCGGCTTAATTCGTGGTCTGTTTATGACGTTCCAGCTGTTCACCACCAGAGCAGCATTGTTTGCAACCATGATCGCACTGTTTCTGATGCAGGAGGACATTACGGCAGCCAAAGTGTTTGTAGTGGCGAGCTATCTAAACATTGTCGCCTATACAATGTCCGGCATGTTTGTACGCGGTGTTGCCGAAATATCGGAAGGATTAGTAGCAACTAGGAGGTTGCAACGTTTCTTGGAATATGAGGAAGTACAGCAGGAATTAACTGAAGAGCTGCACACAACTGTAAACGTCAAACGTCTATAAGTTTGGTTTCCTAGGATAATATTCCCCTACTTTCAGATGAAGGAGCAACCACTTTCAAAGATGGTAATTTCTATGCGATCCGTAACCGCTCGTTGGGAGACGCCTCTGTCGCATGATGAACATCATCCTACCACGGCTTTAGCGTTTGCCGAACATCATCCTGCAACACTGGATAGCTTGGACATTGACTTTCCCAGGGGAAAACTAATTGGAATTGTAGGAGCAATTGGTTCTGGTAAATCTTCCATTCTACAAGCCATTCTGAAAGAGCTTCCGCTCGAGAGTGGGGAAATAATATGCAATGAAACATTGTCCTACGTCAGCCAGGAACCGTGGCTGTTCGCTGGAAGTATTAAACAGAATATTCTATTTGGCGAAGAATTTGATAGGAAACGATACAAATCTGTAGTGCAAGTGTGCGCTTTGGAAGCAGATTTGGAGCAATTTCCGAACGGCGACAAAACGTTGGTTGGGGAGCGAGGCATTTCCCTTTCGGGTGGCCAAAAGGCGAGAGTTTG TTTAGCACGAACCGTTTATAGAAGATCCGGTGTGTATCTGTTGGATGATCCATTAAGCGCCGTAGATGCGCACGTAGCACGTCACCTCTTCGATTTGTGTATTGGCGCTAAAGGGTTTCTGGGCAGACAAGGTTCCACTAGAATTCTTGTGACACATCAGGTACACTTTCTGATTGAATCTGATTGGATAATCGTTATGAATGAG GGAAAAGTGGAAGCTCAAGGAACTCCACAGGATCTTATGAATAAAGGAATAGAAATGTTAAATCTGATTGAACGCGACGCGATGGAAGATTCTATTGAAGATACGCTTCTTGATCGACGAGTTTCTCAAACATCAATAGCTTCGTCCTCTTCCGATAGCAGTGATGGGAATAAAAAAGTTGACAACGACTTAAGTAAGAGCAACAATGaacaattgtttgaaaaatcttCCGAGGACACAGTCAATGGCTCTTTATTTATGCATTATGCCTCTGGAGTCGGTAGTTGGGTGATTTTGGTGGGCCTGCTTGTACTGTTTCTCGCTACCCAGTTGATTGTAAGTTTTGCCGATTACTGGGTGTCTTTCTGGGTGTCCCAGGAAGAGTTACGTGAATTCACAACCGAGCGGAATGGAACCAAAGTTGCTGCAGAACCACGCAGAACTCCACTCAGTTCTGAGATATGCATTTATGTACAGTCTTCTGCTGTAATTGGTATCTTCATTATCGGACTGGCGAG AGCAATCGGATTCTACTGTTCCTGTGCCCGGGCCTCCCAAACGATTCACGACTGGTCATTCAACGGATTCATCTCAGCGACCAAGCGCTTCTACGATACCAATCCTTCCGGTAGGATTCTAAATCGCTTCTCAAAGGAGCTAGGATCTATGGACGAGCTGCTTCCGAAAGGGATTCTAGATGCATCACAAGCTATACTAGCGATCGCTGGTGCTATGCTCGTAATTCTTGTTGTTCAGCCTTTCTTTTTGATACCCATTTTGGGGTTGTTAGTCGTGCTTCTGTACACCAGAAGGATTTATTTAGAAACTTCCCAGAACACACGTAGACTAGAAGGAATAA CACGTTCTCCAGTATTTTCTCATATTTCTACAACCTTAAATGGTCTACCAACAATCCGATCATTTCGGGTGCAAAAATTTCTCATCGAAGAGTTTGATCTACACCAAAACATTAACACCGGGGCATATTTTATGTTTCACTGTAGTGCAGTAGCTTTCGGCATGGTGCTGGACTTGATTTTCTTCGTATTTCTGGTCATCGTTACGTTTACTTTTCTGCTGTTGGATACGAATGCACTCGGGGACAAAGTAGGTTTGGTGATAACCCAGATTATGTCCCTAGCTGGAATGCTACAGTTCGGAGTGCGACAAAGTGCACAGGTGTTCAACTATCTGATTGCTGTAGAGCGATTGTTGGAGTATAAAAATTTACCAGCCGAAAAACAACCACCGGAGGACCCAAAACAAATCAAAACGAAACAATGGCCATCGATGGGAAGTATATGCTTTTCGAATGTTGGCTACAAATATTATGAAGATGCTCCGCTGGTGCTTCATGACTTAACGTTCGAAATTAAACCAAATGAAAAGATTGGCATTGTGGGTCGAACAGGAGCTGGAAAGTCATCGATTGTTGGAGCCCTTTTTCGAACGGCAATCGTTGAGGGTAATATCACGATCGATGATGTAGACACATCGGAAATTACTTTGGAAACGCTAAGATCGAACATTTCGATCATACCACAAGATCCAATACTGTTCAGTGGAACGTTACGGAGAAATCTTGATCCATTCGATCGTTATAGTGATCTGGAACTGTGGAAGGCTTTAGAGTTGGTGGAGTTGAAAGACTTAGCCAACGGACCACTAGGTCTTCAAGCGTATGTTGCTTGCTCCGGTTCAAACTTTAGCGTCGGGGAACGTCAGCTATTATGTCTAGCCAGAGCAATTCTTCGAAATAACCGAATTCTTGTTCTCGACGAAGCAACCGCTAATGTAGATCCCGA aACCGACCGTCTAATACAGGTGACAATCCGGGAACGATTTGCCGACTGTACCGTACTAACAATTGCTCATCGATTGAACACCATCATGGATTACAATCGAGTTTTGGTTATGAGCGATGGGAGAGCCGTAGAATTTGGAACTCCTAACGATTTACTGCAATCTCCTGGTGGAATTTTCAGGGATATCGTATTAGCAACCGGACCGGCTGAGTCGGAAAATCTCATAAATATGGCCAAGAAACACGGCAATCAATCTTAG